The Neosynechococcus sphagnicola sy1 sequence GTTCTGAGTAAGAGGATGTTTTAAAAGGGTCGTCTTGAGCCTCAAATACGACTCAGTGGTGCAATCTAAAATCCATAAACCCTGATTCTGTCGTAGCGGTCTCTAGGTGGTCTGAGTGGTTGGATACACCCAGGAAGACTTTTAAAACATCCTCTAATATACAAAGTGAGAGAATTGTATTTCATGCAAGTAGAAGAAATGCTTAAGCGATACGCTAATGGGGAGAGGGACTTTTCTGGAGCTAATCTTTCGAGCGCTAATTTAGAGCAAGCGAACCTCACGGGCATCAATTTGAAAGAATCTAATCTAAGCAATGCAAATCTATCTGGTGCTTGTTTACTCGATGCAGATTTAAGCAAAAGCAATTTAGAAGGAGCGAACTTATCATATACAAGTTTCCACCGTGCTAACCTCAGAGGCGCTAACCTCATGGGAGCTGAAATGTTTGATACAACACTTAGCTTTGTTGACTTTACTCAAGCCAACCTCAGAAATGCTAAGTCCTTTCAAGTAAGCCCCAGAAGTCATGATCAAGGAACCGTTTTTGAAAATACGATCATGCCGGATGGTGCATTAGAAACCTGTTATTGGGTTTAATAAACGCCGTATAACAATCCCGTTGCACACCGACCGCATTAAGTTGGTTGGTGAGTTCGAGAGGGTACTAGCGGCGGGTGAACGGAGTCGTTATGCTCCCTGCGATTTGCAGATAGCTAACGGGGCTGTGCTTAGAGATTGTGGGTGGGATTTATAGACTCTACGCGCTGATATCATCAAAAGGGCGATCGCTGGTCGTAGAGATTTATAGGCTTTACGGCTTGAAATCGTCAAAGAGCGATCGCTAGTGGTAGAAATTTAGGTAGTAATGAATAGTAATGGTTAAGCACGAAGTGAGGCATTGTAATGATGCACAAAGTACCAAATCGCCCCCGTTGTTACGTCCAATGTTGAATGGTTTGCAATAGCATTTGTTTTTTTACATATTCGTTGTGGTTACCGTTTAATCACCAGAGCGATGCCGCTCAGGACTGCAACGGTTGCGATCCCTAACTTTTGAGCGGCGCGATCGCGATCGCTTGAACCCAGCACCACCTGATATCCCAAGTCGGCAAATAGCATAGCCAGACGGACTCCCATGCTGCCTAGTAGGTAGACAGCCTTTTCAAGCTTGGCAATTTGAATTGATTTCGGTTTGGTAGACTGAAGGCATTGATCGGGCTAAGTTGACCTATGACCATTGCGATTGACCAATCAATACAACAAAAGCCACTCAGTTTTGAC is a genomic window containing:
- a CDS encoding pentapeptide repeat-containing protein, whose amino-acid sequence is MQVEEMLKRYANGERDFSGANLSSANLEQANLTGINLKESNLSNANLSGACLLDADLSKSNLEGANLSYTSFHRANLRGANLMGAEMFDTTLSFVDFTQANLRNAKSFQVSPRSHDQGTVFENTIMPDGALETCYWV